The stretch of DNA CCGAAGCGTCGGGCGCCTTCGCCGTCGAAGGCGGTGGCGGCCCATTTCTGATCGGTGAGGCGAAAGGCGCGCATCATCAGCTGTAGACTCCGAACTCAATGCGCCCCAGAAGCTCGGCGACCTTTTCGGCGCCGGCGTCTGTTTTCAAAAGGTGAAGGGGAGGGCGGCCGCCCAGCGCGGCGTTTTCGCATTTGAGCCAGCGCGATGCGGCGTCGCGTTCGCCAAAGACCTCGATGGCGCGGCGGGTGATGCGGGCGACGCGGTAGAGCTGGTCGGAGAGCTGGGAGGAGAGGTGATGCTTTTTGGCCTTGAGGTTGCGGATCAGCGTCTGGCGGCTCACGCCGAGGGCTTTGGCCATCTCGACCTGGGAGAGATCGAGATAGTTCTGGAGGGCCTCGATGGTGCGGTAGTGAAAGCCCTGGAGGATGTGGGCCTCCATCGTTTCATCGGGTTCG from Lujinxingia vulgaris encodes:
- the parS gene encoding type II RES/Xre toxin-antitoxin system antitoxin, which codes for MSTAPLIEDILNVEPDETMEAHILQGFHYRTIEALQNYLDLSQVEMAKALGVSRQTLIRNLKAKKHHLSSQLSDQLYRVARITRRAIEVFGERDAASRWLKCENAALGGRPPLHLLKTDAGAEKVAELLGRIEFGVYS